GAGTTCGGGCTGTCGCCAGTGGTGAACTCATTTTAAACGAAGCGGTAGGTTATCTCATTGGTGAAGAAGAGAACGGCTTTAAATACATGGCAGAAGCCCTGAATGTTTCAAGGCTCGGCACCTCTCTTGCAGGTCTTGCCGTTGCAAGAAGAGCACTTCTGGAAGCGGCCGTCTATACATGCCAGCGTAATGCATTCGGGGCAGCAGTTATCTCTTATCCCATGGTACAGGAATCATTGACAAACATGATGACTGAAATTGAAGCAGCATGGTCAATCTCCGCTCAGATGATTTGTTTATTCGACCGTGTGCATACCTACAATGAAGGAACTCCTGAAAGTACCTCTCTCCTCAGGATTCTTCTTTCACTAGCCAAATACCGGTGCAGCGAGCTGGGTGTATCCGCTGCCAAAGAGGCGCTTGAACTGCATGGAGGCAATGGATACATTGAAGAATATGTTACCCCTCGCCTTCTACGGGATGCAATTGTTAATCCGGTTTGGGAAGGAACCGCAAACATCCAGTCGCTCGAAGTATTAAAAACACTTCAGAAGGGCGGAACAGTATCATTTATGGAAGACTTGTATCAAACCATGGATCAAATCAAAAATTCAGAACTTCTTCAGCGGCGAAACCAAATAAAGATGGAAGTTCAACGGGTGGAAGAACTGATTGAGCATGTATTAAAACTAGATGCCCGTCAACAGAGCGCTCTCGCAAAGAAATTGGCTGATTTTATGTATGATGTGTATACAGCCGTCCATCTCCTGGAGGAAGCGCAATATGATCTTCAAAATACGGGAGACAACAGAAGAATGATCATCGCTGAACACTGGTACAGAATGAGATTTGATGGTTCACCTGATCGTGGAATTCTTTTGGGTCCTGCCATTACAGAAGAGATATTTGAGAAGATCGTTTGCTTTCACTAAAAAATTAAGGATAAAGGAGCGGGGATATCCCCGCTTTTTTTATGCAAAAAAAGAACCGAATCCTATAGATCCGGCTGCTCAATGAGGGTATTTCATTAGGGGGTGTTTCAAGAGATTGTTAAATCCCAACGATTATACTCCCTATCTTACCACATCGCTTTAATAAGTAAATGCTTTTATGCATTAAATTATTAAATTTTTTATTCTTGTCTTTTCTTCGCCAAGAATGAAAGAGTGCGAACTCTTTCATCCTTTAACGAAAAAGGTCCCCAAGCTAAGATCCCTAGATAGACTGGAAGGTTTCTAGCAAACATACTTGCAATCACAACCTTGATTTATCCAATTTTCTCCGCCTTGTACATATTAAATAATCTTTTTCTATAAGTATCCTACTTTGCCAGGTATTGGATAAACAAAATTCTTTACTCATGTCTCTGAATTACTGATGAATATCACTGTTTTTTAATAAGAATTCTATATGAGGACAGGACAAGGTACTATAAATGTAATTAGAGACAATTGGAGTTATAAGAAATAATAAACCCTCAACCGGTCGTATCTTCTCCAAAGTTCTTCACCTAAACATTATATTTTAAGGCTTGATTCCATAAAGGGAGCGGTAGGAGCATATGCCATTGAATCCCTTGCCCCACCAGGATAGCTCTCAATCTTATCAACAAGGACAATGCCATTTGTAACTACAATGCCTGTGAGCATTAATAAACCTACCAAGGCTGCTAGATTCCATTCCAATCGAAAGATAAACATAGCAGCCACTAATCCAGAATACAGACGAGGACGGATATCGGTGCTTTCCCCTGAACCGGTGAGGACAATTGCCCCGATACTATCATTAAGGGTGGTTTTCCTTAATACGGATACGGACTGGTATTATCAGTTTATAAAATCGGCAAACTACCGATCTTATAGTGATAGATATACCTATGCAACGTTTGATAAAGCAATACAGCAAAGCGGCGGTACGCTTTGCTGCGAACTTTTCCAACGGTTTGGCTACACCGACAGAATCAATAAAAGGTTGTTTTTGAGAATCGAGCAGTCTCGACAATTTCAAGAACTGAGGTTTCCTTGAACCCTTTCGATGAAAAAGATGAAGTGCAGCGTAAAGCATCATGTCCCGAGCTTTTGCCGAACAAGAAGCTCATCGTTTAGAAGGCAGCAAAACACATCAGCTATCTGAAGCTTTTCAATTTACCAGATCGATTTATGTGGCTCGTTCAGAGCTCTATCAAGTGCCCTATTCCGAAATGGATAGGTTTATTATTTTTAATTCCATAGATACTTTTTAATATAGATAGTAAAATCAAGTAAAAGGAATTTCTAAGAG
This genomic stretch from Fictibacillus marinisediminis harbors:
- a CDS encoding acyl-CoA dehydrogenase family protein — translated: MKNSVKNISQIDYTIWNQGNEANWYNDDPILVRYAKRYLSAPMYKYVESSFQKTGMLASGPIDQRAVHTDREGAPKLIRYNRKGEEINNVWYNEGYLQTVKDGYGTGVVSYRYDENAPEKVPFMVNSILLFLLCQAENGFTCPVGLSQSVAFVLEKFGSTQQKNDYLTRLASTDPDFHEQGATFLTEIQGGSDVGATETVAVKEGDHYLLTGEKWFASNCDAEIAIALARVSTKPSTRGLGLFIVPRTLADGTKNKVSIRRLKDKLGVRAVASGELILNEAVGYLIGEEENGFKYMAEALNVSRLGTSLAGLAVARRALLEAAVYTCQRNAFGAAVISYPMVQESLTNMMTEIEAAWSISAQMICLFDRVHTYNEGTPESTSLLRILLSLAKYRCSELGVSAAKEALELHGGNGYIEEYVTPRLLRDAIVNPVWEGTANIQSLEVLKTLQKGGTVSFMEDLYQTMDQIKNSELLQRRNQIKMEVQRVEELIEHVLKLDARQQSALAKKLADFMYDVYTAVHLLEEAQYDLQNTGDNRRMIIAEHWYRMRFDGSPDRGILLGPAITEEIFEKIVCFH